A portion of the Candidatus Zymogenaceae bacterium genome contains these proteins:
- a CDS encoding L-2-amino-thiazoline-4-carboxylic acid hydrolase, with translation MSKISNVPKKNNFLVNAIRGLLEHRATWLYLLLHEVGKKGITWEEVGSPAVRACGHMHGQDLVDLSGTHSLKGLKKKLFTKPAQIVFEMKILKSTDNELFIDFGFCPLVAAWQKLGCSDEEISRLCDIAMEGDRGIAESFGGRLELGDTIANGHECCQVRFKK, from the coding sequence ATGTCAAAAATATCAAATGTACCCAAGAAAAACAATTTTTTAGTCAACGCTATCAGAGGATTATTGGAGCATCGAGCGACATGGCTGTACCTTCTATTACATGAAGTGGGTAAGAAAGGAATTACCTGGGAGGAGGTTGGCTCTCCGGCTGTCAGGGCATGCGGTCACATGCACGGGCAGGATCTTGTGGATTTGAGCGGAACGCACAGTCTGAAGGGATTGAAAAAGAAGTTGTTTACCAAACCCGCTCAAATTGTTTTTGAAATGAAGATTTTAAAATCCACCGACAATGAGCTGTTTATAGATTTCGGATTCTGCCCGCTGGTAGCGGCCTGGCAGAAGCTTGGATGCAGTGATGAAGAGATTTCCAGGCTTTGCGATATCGCCATGGAAGGAGACAGGGGAATTGCAGAGAGTTTTGGCGGAAGACTGGAACTGGGCGATACCATTGCGAACGGCCATGAATGTTGCCAGGTTCGGTTCAAGAAGTAA
- a CDS encoding mechanosensitive ion channel family protein produces MEQFMSFISQEFFGNTLDRYLYFFLVVIGFTLLAKIIYRLLKHNMRKITHRTATHIDTMIVDNVEEPLVLILIVAGFHFGFKILTLTEGAKAFIDRVILVVFLLVITWLIIRLLDVIIKGILNPLVEKTESKLDDQIIPVVSNLMKAAIWIMVIIVMLSELGYDVFSLITGLGLGGVAIAMAAKDTIGHMFGGFNIFMNKPFQIGDIVNFKGTEAVVEQVGIRMTTMRTWDNTLIYVPNSDIANSMLENISARNGRRTVHGIRICGDTPAGKIEAACAEIVTELAKNDGLMEKLRCHLYTFDDYALSIRTEFWIKLDVNYFDIRHQCNLTIKEILEKHDISLVSPMPEQVRS; encoded by the coding sequence ATGGAACAATTCATGTCATTCATCTCCCAGGAGTTTTTCGGCAATACCCTTGACCGATATCTGTATTTCTTCCTGGTTGTCATCGGCTTTACCCTGCTGGCAAAAATCATCTATCGACTGCTCAAACATAATATGAGGAAGATCACCCACCGCACCGCCACTCATATCGACACGATGATCGTCGATAACGTGGAGGAGCCGCTGGTGCTTATCCTGATCGTCGCGGGATTCCACTTCGGATTCAAGATCCTCACCCTCACAGAAGGCGCGAAGGCCTTCATCGACCGGGTGATACTGGTGGTGTTTCTGTTGGTGATTACCTGGCTCATTATCAGGCTTCTGGACGTAATCATTAAGGGAATACTCAATCCCCTTGTGGAAAAAACCGAATCAAAACTGGATGATCAGATCATCCCGGTGGTCTCGAACCTCATGAAGGCGGCCATCTGGATTATGGTCATTATTGTGATGCTGTCGGAGCTGGGCTATGACGTCTTTTCCCTGATTACCGGCCTCGGACTGGGGGGCGTTGCCATCGCCATGGCGGCCAAGGATACCATCGGCCATATGTTCGGGGGCTTCAATATCTTCATGAACAAGCCCTTTCAGATCGGCGACATCGTCAATTTCAAGGGCACCGAGGCGGTGGTGGAACAGGTGGGCATACGTATGACCACCATGCGCACGTGGGACAACACCCTCATCTATGTCCCCAACAGCGACATCGCGAACTCAATGCTGGAGAACATCTCTGCACGGAACGGGAGGCGTACAGTGCACGGCATCAGGATTTGCGGGGACACACCGGCTGGGAAAATCGAAGCGGCATGCGCGGAGATCGTCACGGAACTGGCGAAAAACGACGGGCTCATGGAAAAGCTTCGCTGCCACCTCTATACCTTTGACGACTATGCGCTCTCGATTCGAACGGAGTTTTGGATCAAACTGGACGTAAACTACTTCGATATCAGGCATCAGTGCAACCTGACGATCAAGGAGATACTGGAAAAACACGACATCAGTCTGGTCTCCCCGATGCCGGAGCAGGTGCGCTCATAA
- a CDS encoding zinc ribbon domain-containing protein: MISITGLEKHNSRRNFVKKGGAFILSFSSLLGIIPVINDRFISTAYAINFCPYCGTELPPGAKFCPKCGKSLDFGGESDTPLIGEHKCEMSADRSEVSGYLTGPGDVCSFTLTLESSPSVGVTDVVEILFYGPDDAEFRVKWGPPYRDQSFEEIQSDYTIFGSPSPELRIKNCYKDHTMVVNFEVYSKKGYGAWHAEISWSVSYI; encoded by the coding sequence ATGATATCTATTACTGGCTTAGAGAAACATAATTCAAGGAGAAATTTTGTAAAGAAAGGTGGAGCTTTCATTTTATCGTTTTCATCATTATTAGGAATTATTCCAGTAATAAATGATCGCTTTATTAGTACTGCTTATGCAATCAACTTTTGTCCTTATTGTGGAACAGAATTGCCTCCAGGTGCTAAATTTTGCCCAAAATGTGGGAAGTCACTTGATTTTGGAGGAGAATCAGATACTCCCCTGATTGGTGAGCATAAATGTGAAATGAGCGCTGATAGGTCAGAAGTATCAGGATATCTAACTGGGCCTGGTGATGTGTGTTCTTTTACTTTAACATTAGAATCTTCTCCAAGTGTTGGAGTAACTGATGTTGTAGAAATCCTATTCTATGGACCTGATGATGCGGAATTCAGGGTAAAATGGGGTCCTCCCTATAGAGATCAAAGTTTTGAAGAAATACAGTCGGATTATACGATTTTTGGTTCTCCAAGTCCTGAATTAAGAATAAAAAACTGTTATAAGGATCATACTATGGTTGTTAACTTTGAAGTTTATTCAAAAAAAGGGTATGGTGCTTGGCATGCAGAAATTTCATGGAGTGTAAGTTATATTTGA